actaccttcttttgcacacaatcttctacactaactgatgaagtctgtgacggtgctggcatactcgtctaggttggctgctgagttcttgaatatggaccagcccactgactccaagcagacacgcaggagctcttctgttgcctcagaccagcatttgcacaaccttctCAACTGGATtctccgcttaagtttctgcttgtatgctgggagaaggagcaccatcgtgtggtccgattttccgaagtgcggtcaggggatggatcatcaggcgcccttgatgtttgtgtggcaatggtcaaggatgttggggcccctgttgggacaAGAGAtgagttggtggaattttggcagtacactcgaggttggcctggttgaagtctccggccacgatgaacaaggcctccgggtattctgcttcattgttatttatagcgcttacaattcatcaagcagcgtcttcacttccgcctggggtgggatgtagaccaccgtgatgatggcagaagtgaactccgtggaaggtagtatggacggcacttcacagtcgggtattccaggtccggggagcagtagttcgccagggtcgccacatccgagcaccaggagttgacgaggagacaaacccctccacccactccaggttcagtcctggatgtgatgaacagcaggaataacagcagaatccaacccgtcatcacttgtgaaccctttggtgtcacagcatgttggatgactgagtgaatccctccccacaatgagagcaggtgaatggcttctttccagtgtgaactcgctggtgtgtcaacagggcagatgaatcacggaatctcctcccacaatcagagcaggtgaatcaactctccccagtgtggactcgctggtgtctccgcaatgtggatgatgttcgaAACGTCTTTGTGCAGTGAAAGCAGCTGAACCGTCTCTCCTCAGAATGAATgcactggtgggacatcagtaactgtgagcttttgaaactcatcgtgcagtcagagcatttaaagggcctgctcttggtgtgagtgacattgtggctacgcaagccggataattgagtgaatcccttatcacacacagagcagatgaatggtctctccccggtgtgaagtcgctggtgtgtctgcaggttggataactgagtgaatcccttatcacacacagagcagatgaatggcctctccccggtgtgagcgctctggtgtctcttcaggtgggataaccgagtgaatgccttatcacacacagtgcaggtgaatggcctctccccggtgtgaacccgttggtggttCTCCAGATGGGacagctgagtgaatcccttcccacacacagtgcaggtgaatggcctctccccagtgcgaactcgctggtggttctccagataggataactgagtgaatcccttcccacacacagtgctgATGAATGGCCCCTCCCTGGTGTGAAgtctctggtggctctgcaggttgcataaccgagtgaatcccttatcacacacagtgcaggtgaatggcctctccccagtgtgaactcgttcgtgtctccgcaggttgccaatgtcagtgaatcccttttcacactgagagcaggtgaaaggtctctctccagtgtgactgcgttgatgccttgccagctcgtgtgcggctctgaatcccttcccacacacagagcaggtgaacggcctctctccagtgtgactgcgttgatgccattCCAGCCCAGaggggcctttgaatcccttctcacagtcctcacatttccatggtttctccatggtctgggtgatcttgcgtctcaccacgttggacgatcagttgaagcctcgtccacacagaacacctatacagtctctccctgctgtgaatggtgtagtattttttcaggatgtatcactggttaaagctctttccacagtcagtgctctgtaacattctcacacgggtgtgtgtgtgtgtgtgtcgcagtgtTTTTCCAGACACaccgatgtttaaaatctcttgaagcagacagaatagacaaacatttctccttctaaattcaaaggtcgatgatattcggttcccaagaattgagtgactcagtcagttcctgacgtgatatttagtttgagatatcggcctcaaactcctctcgttttaacttcctgcaaaaagatttttcaaaaattatcactgtcagtacaggatagaaattcagaacagacaattctagtttctatcgaacattctttcctctctcactttccctgaaatgctctaaatctccgtcccacacacactccctccattctcactctgctgtatctaatattcaccctcccaactctcctgaaggtgctgattcaggctgattgacagacccatgctcactgcttcctgtcctggacacagaggctgccaggcagatatatgtctatgttactggacgaaaaatgtgtgtaatatacggactggattcacttcctttccctcccAATTCTCatcaaggtgctgatcaacaaatctaaactcattacaacctgtataaaagtagagaatctccatctaagtatatttactgattagatGGGATGATCCTGAGGAAGAAGTTTATTTAGTCACGGAGTGGTCATGAGCAGGAACCCACTGccaacaagggttgtggaagtcgagatgatcaataattcaaaataaaaaatgaagaaaataaactttcaggggaacagggatatcgagggggaatgggactgactggattgctgtacagagagtcagcattgacttgcgttcccaaatggattctgtcagtgctgcaatggctgtatgactggaaatatataatgtagatacagtactatttacaaaactagaaataataatacatgtattttatgacacaaccatcaataatatatataatacataccatataacactagatatatctctatccgatataacatttttaaaaattaatttacggggtgTGGACATCGAtgatcaggccagcatttattgcccatccctagttgcccttcagaaggtggtaatgagttgccttcttgaaccgctgtagtccttgagttgtaggtacatcccctgtgctgtcagggaaggagttccaggatgtcgccccagcaacaatgaaggaagggcgatatatttcaaagtccgtCTGGTGAGTGAACCTCCAGgtcgtggggttcccaggtatctgttgctcctgtccttctagatagtagtggttgtgggtttggaaggtgctgtctgaggaaccttggtgagttactgcagtgcacattatagatggtatacacggctgccacagttTGCCAGTggtgaatatttgtggaatggggagcagtcaagcaggctgctttgttctggatggtgtagagcagcatcttgagtgttgttggagctgcactcaaccaggcaagtggtgattattctattacacacctgacttgtaccttgtatatggtggacaggctttgggggtcaggaggtgcgttactcactgtagtctttgacctgccctggtggccaccgtattaatatgactggtccagttcagtttctgatcaatggtaaccctcaggatcttggttgtggggattcagcgatggtaatgctgctgaatgtcaaggggcggtggttagattctcctttgtaggagatagtcactgcctggtacttgtgtagcacaaatgtaacttgccacttatcagcccacatctggatactgtcccggtcttgctgcatttggaatggactgcttcattatctgagttgtcgcgaatgatgctgaacattgtgcagtcattggcaaacatccccacttctcaccttatgatggaagggaggtcattgatgaagcagctaaagatggttgggtctgggaatgtgccctgaggaactcctggaactgagatgattgacctccaaccatcacaaccatcttcctttgtgccaggtatgactccaacccattgactccagtttagctagggctacttgatgtcatactcgatcaaatgctgccttgatgccaagggcagtcactctcacctcacctctggcattcagctcttttgtccatgtttgaaagctgtaatgaggtcaggagctgagtgaccctggcggaagccaaactgagcgtctgcgaacaggttattgctcagtaaagtgctatttgattgcactgttgatgactccttccgtcaGTTTGCTGATGATGTAAATAAACTGACAGGGAaggaattggctgggttgaattatgtcctgtttactgtccgcttaaatgtcagccatctccaggggaaagcagccctttaattgtgaacattgggaaagagaccatccttttagccagacaaataaatgtgtcaagctgagggagcaaaggatgtcaatgcctttaagagattagagagagagagacctgggccaagctttgcagagtctgcaccctccctggattcacttcctttctctacagttatttgcaagtcaccaattgaaggtcagaatgagaaaagaaatggcaaaaggggagaaaagaaagtgttttactcacagatgttggagacaggagtctgtgtgcagctcaagctcattcagggttgggggaacaacagctttgctcggcagaaacctccatgtccagcttccgcattgagacaatgggggagctgtgATTGGCGGAGAGGCagggtccttccggtcctccaatcttcctattGGACACAACTCAGCAGTGTCACCGGAGGTGAGCTCCCTCTGCACATGCGCACAGTCCCTTCTCCCTGaggcatgcgcagtcccgggttgGGGAGAGggaattatcttttttttaaaataatattttattgaaaatttttggtcaaccaacacagcacACTGTGCATCCCCTACACAACaccgtaacaatacagataataatgaccctttttaaatttaaacaaaaacaacaacaaataaataaataccaaacaacaaaaaataaaaactagccctaattggcaactgccctgtctcaggccacacccccccccccatcccccccccatcccccccccccccccccccaagtcctgggccgctgctgctgccttctttgttctcccctatctatctttccgcaagatattcgacgaacggttgccaccgcctagtaaacccttgagccgacccccttcggacgaacttaatccgctctaactttatgaaccccgccatat
This portion of the Scyliorhinus torazame isolate Kashiwa2021f chromosome 5, sScyTor2.1, whole genome shotgun sequence genome encodes:
- the LOC140420078 gene encoding uncharacterized protein — encoded protein: MEKPWKCEDCEKGFKGPSGLEWHQRSHTGERPFTCSVCGKGFRAAHELARHQRSHTGERPFTCSQCEKGFTDIGNLRRHERVHTGERPFTCTVCDKGFTRLCNLQSHQRLHTREGPFISTVCGKGFTQLSYLENHQRVRTGERPFTCTVCGKGFTQLSHLENHQRVHTGERPFTCTVCDKAFTRLSHLKRHQSAHTGERPFICSVCDKGFTQLSNLQTHQRLHTGERPFICSVCDKGFTQLSGLRSHNVTHTKSRPFKCSDCTMSFKSSQLLMSHQCIHSEERRFSCFHCTKTFRTSSTLRRHQRVHTGES